From Micromonospora nigra, one genomic window encodes:
- a CDS encoding HK97 family phage prohead protease produces the protein MTTVAEMDPRQVMRSQVRAHFFEFRAAEPDGGGPSDGRTLEGYAAVFDQPTVIESYAGTFEETVARGAFRKTLRERKPVMQFDHGNDKRVGSAPIGSIDELYEDDEGLFVRGRLLDTERVEDIRQAIAVGAIRGMSFKFRVMQDRWVDRDGKKIRDDELSALLEDPGERGPIRREITEVQLFELGPVVFPAYEQTSVGVRSAPAGSPFDRNQVALRGVIAQFGLDARCIKRHLGVFDADARRALAEEIAGTFPELLEVLAARTATPPPAEGGTETTAEPAVEATPQSKTTVEPAPATRQRSTEPVARHSGRPLREASWYLAPRH, from the coding sequence ATGACCACGGTGGCCGAGATGGATCCGCGTCAGGTGATGCGCTCGCAGGTGCGGGCGCACTTCTTTGAGTTCCGGGCGGCCGAGCCCGACGGCGGCGGGCCCTCGGACGGGCGGACGCTGGAGGGCTACGCGGCGGTGTTCGACCAGCCGACCGTCATCGAGTCCTACGCCGGCACCTTCGAGGAGACCGTGGCGCGCGGCGCGTTCCGCAAGACGCTGCGGGAGCGCAAGCCGGTCATGCAGTTCGACCACGGCAACGACAAGCGCGTCGGGTCGGCGCCCATCGGCTCCATCGACGAGCTGTACGAGGACGACGAGGGCCTGTTCGTGCGGGGCCGGCTGCTCGACACCGAGCGGGTCGAGGACATCCGGCAGGCCATCGCGGTCGGCGCGATCCGCGGCATGAGCTTCAAGTTCCGGGTGATGCAGGACCGCTGGGTCGACCGGGACGGCAAGAAGATCCGCGACGACGAGCTGTCGGCGCTGCTGGAGGATCCGGGCGAGCGTGGCCCCATCCGCCGGGAGATCACCGAGGTGCAGCTGTTCGAGCTGGGCCCGGTCGTGTTCCCTGCCTACGAGCAGACCAGCGTCGGTGTCCGGTCGGCCCCGGCCGGCTCGCCGTTCGACCGCAACCAGGTGGCCCTGCGCGGCGTGATCGCCCAGTTCGGCCTCGACGCCCGGTGCATCAAGCGGCATCTGGGCGTGTTCGACGCCGATGCCCGCCGCGCCCTGGCCGAGGAGATCGCCGGGACCTTCCCGGAGCTGCTGGAGGTGCTGGCCGCCCGCACCGCCACCCCGCCGCCCGCCGAGGGCGGCACCGAGACCACTGCGGAGCCGGCCGTCGAGGCCACTCCGCAGAGCAAGACCACTGTCGAGCCGGCTCCGGCCACTCGGCAGCGTTCCACCGAGCCGGTAGCGCGCCACTCGGGCCGACCACTGCGAGAGGCCAGCTGGTATCTCGCGCCCCGACACTGA
- a CDS encoding HNH endonuclease: protein MTRTVVLVTGPPCAGKSTYVAQRAQPGDLILDQDQLGPRTMGRRLRTVATMTTGTAWVIRCQPDPRQRARLANRIRATHHVHLHPGPQTLLARARTRPHPERHLAAIRDWLDREAHARRAVTAIQRTTTEQGLGWEHQQARAKALPKAWGQPCPYCGQPMLQGQDLDLDHAQPRALGGHHGPRRMAHAHCNRAAGSRLGAQLRRARRATTTQRHSRRW, encoded by the coding sequence GTGACCCGCACCGTCGTCCTCGTCACCGGCCCACCCTGCGCAGGCAAGAGCACCTACGTCGCCCAACGCGCACAGCCCGGCGACCTCATCCTCGACCAGGACCAGCTCGGCCCCCGCACCATGGGCCGCCGCCTGCGCACCGTGGCCACCATGACCACCGGCACCGCCTGGGTCATCCGCTGCCAGCCCGACCCACGGCAACGCGCACGCCTCGCCAACCGGATCCGCGCCACCCACCACGTACACCTGCACCCCGGCCCCCAGACACTCCTGGCCCGGGCACGCACCCGCCCCCACCCCGAGCGACACCTCGCCGCCATACGCGACTGGCTCGACCGTGAAGCCCACGCACGACGTGCCGTCACCGCAATCCAGCGCACCACCACCGAGCAGGGCCTCGGGTGGGAGCACCAGCAGGCACGGGCCAAGGCGCTACCCAAGGCGTGGGGTCAGCCCTGCCCCTACTGCGGCCAGCCGATGCTGCAAGGACAAGACCTCGACCTCGACCACGCCCAACCCCGCGCCCTCGGTGGCCACCACGGCCCACGCCGCATGGCACACGCGCACTGCAACCGCGCAGCTGGCAGCAGGCTCGGCGCACAGCTACGCAGAGCACGACGAGCCACAACCACGCAGCGTCACTCCCGGCGATGGTGA
- a CDS encoding DUF6248 family natural product biosynthesis protein, producing MTATIPADVADWIRDAALPASLRGEVEDRLHRTCPCLGSVSGHCGKGSHEQCPRTQGWHRHGEPSPETWITNSRGLVAAARGISTAVWRTGRACRWLCPCNCHTTVMALFTAPASEAPRRMSVSGGNNRIATTDRLRADDEPQPTLFDAAPGSQP from the coding sequence GTGACCGCGACCATCCCCGCTGATGTCGCCGACTGGATCCGCGACGCGGCCCTGCCAGCCAGCCTGCGCGGCGAGGTCGAGGACAGGCTGCACCGGACATGCCCCTGCCTCGGCTCCGTCAGCGGCCACTGCGGCAAGGGCAGCCACGAGCAGTGCCCGCGCACCCAGGGCTGGCATCGCCACGGCGAGCCGTCCCCGGAAACGTGGATCACCAACAGCCGCGGCCTGGTCGCCGCCGCCCGCGGCATCAGCACGGCCGTGTGGCGCACAGGACGGGCCTGCCGGTGGCTGTGTCCCTGCAACTGCCACACCACCGTCATGGCGCTGTTCACCGCGCCGGCCAGCGAGGCCCCACGGCGGATGTCGGTCAGCGGCGGCAACAACCGCATCGCGACCACCGATCGCCTACGCGCCGACGATGAGCCGCAGCCCACCCTGTTCGATGCAGCTCCCGGGAGCCAGCCGTGA
- a CDS encoding WhiB family transcriptional regulator, which produces MSKTGPVNVGEYPRWLDTATETPACRGEDTNLFFPAEGEQWKVPRARAICNRCPLFDTCRDWAMAQTAQHLAGIWGGTTFDQRRKLKAGTGSGNQPVQFRKTKPSTEGEQ; this is translated from the coding sequence ATGAGCAAGACCGGACCGGTGAACGTCGGCGAATACCCGCGCTGGCTCGACACCGCCACCGAGACGCCCGCCTGCCGAGGCGAGGACACCAACCTGTTCTTCCCCGCAGAAGGCGAGCAGTGGAAGGTGCCCCGCGCCCGCGCCATCTGCAACCGCTGCCCGCTCTTCGACACCTGCCGCGACTGGGCGATGGCGCAGACCGCGCAGCACCTCGCCGGCATCTGGGGCGGCACCACATTCGACCAGCGCCGAAAGCTCAAGGCCGGCACCGGCAGCGGCAACCAGCCTGTCCAGTTCCGCAAGACCAAGCCCAGCACCGAAGGAGAGCAGTGA
- a CDS encoding phage major capsid protein, protein MAEEIRSIEDREARIKEIDQRLAEIDEEYANVLMPESTRQEWNDLNAERDEHAETVRELRARRERLGRLAAAERGVERTVVDTPDFIRRRGDDEIFDLTAARFSSRSDEEYRDRLHDNARRVIERSAFPGQRRDRCQERATELLDTVDDSRGTLARRIIATGSPVYERAFGKAVIARNTNGLTGEEQRALSLGSDADGGYAVPYQLDPTVILTDGGSSNPLRQISRVERIVGKEWQGLTSDGVVATRTPEVQEATDDAPDFDQPVVRPSAVHVFVPFSMDLDQDWPRLRTELARMFQRAKDNEEADSFINGDGELISGGGHNPEGIVAGLPAGSEVDDGGSFSSDTLYDMEAGEDGLDPGWRANARWLANKAIYNLVRQFGDTDGADLWVRLAAGQPSELIGYPTHEASRMSTTPTGRYLVFGDFQEFLIVDRVGMNVELVPHVFGASRRMPTGQRGIYARWRNTTKILVPDAFRVAVAGS, encoded by the coding sequence ATGGCGGAGGAGATCCGCAGCATCGAGGACCGCGAGGCGCGCATCAAGGAGATCGACCAGCGCCTGGCGGAGATCGACGAGGAGTACGCGAACGTCCTCATGCCGGAGAGCACCCGGCAGGAGTGGAACGACCTGAACGCCGAGCGCGACGAGCACGCGGAGACCGTGCGCGAGCTGCGGGCCCGCCGGGAGCGTCTGGGCCGGCTGGCTGCCGCCGAGCGCGGTGTGGAACGCACGGTCGTCGACACGCCGGACTTCATCCGCCGGCGCGGCGACGACGAGATCTTCGACCTGACCGCGGCGAGGTTCTCGTCCCGCTCCGACGAGGAGTACCGGGACCGGCTGCACGACAACGCCCGCCGCGTCATCGAGCGCAGCGCGTTCCCCGGCCAGCGGCGCGACCGGTGCCAGGAGCGGGCGACGGAGCTGCTCGACACGGTCGACGACTCGCGCGGCACCCTGGCCCGCCGCATCATCGCCACCGGGTCGCCCGTGTACGAGCGGGCGTTCGGTAAGGCGGTGATCGCCCGGAACACGAACGGCCTGACCGGCGAGGAGCAGCGGGCCCTGTCCCTCGGGTCGGACGCGGACGGCGGGTACGCGGTGCCGTACCAGCTGGACCCGACGGTGATCCTGACCGACGGCGGCAGCAGCAACCCGCTGCGGCAGATCTCGCGGGTGGAGCGGATCGTCGGCAAGGAGTGGCAGGGCCTCACCTCCGACGGTGTCGTGGCCACTCGTACGCCGGAGGTCCAGGAGGCCACCGACGACGCCCCCGACTTCGACCAGCCGGTCGTGCGGCCGTCGGCGGTGCACGTCTTCGTGCCGTTCTCGATGGACCTGGACCAGGACTGGCCGCGGCTGCGCACGGAGCTGGCCAGGATGTTCCAGCGGGCGAAGGACAACGAAGAGGCCGACAGCTTCATCAACGGCGACGGCGAGCTGATCTCCGGCGGCGGGCACAACCCGGAGGGCATCGTGGCGGGCCTGCCGGCCGGCTCCGAGGTCGACGACGGCGGTTCGTTCAGCTCGGACACGCTGTACGACATGGAGGCCGGCGAGGACGGCCTCGACCCGGGCTGGCGGGCCAACGCCCGCTGGCTGGCCAACAAGGCGATCTACAACCTGGTCCGCCAGTTCGGTGACACCGACGGCGCGGACCTGTGGGTGCGCCTGGCGGCCGGCCAGCCGTCGGAGCTGATCGGCTACCCGACGCACGAGGCGTCGCGGATGTCGACCACCCCGACGGGCCGGTACCTGGTGTTCGGCGACTTCCAGGAGTTCCTGATCGTCGACCGGGTCGGCATGAACGTCGAGCTGGTGCCGCACGTGTTCGGTGCGTCGCGGCGGATGCCGACGGGTCAGCGGGGCATCTACGCCCGCTGGCGCAACACCACGAAGATCCTGGTCCCGGATGCGTTCCGGGTCGCGGTCGCCGGTTCCTGA
- a CDS encoding phage portal protein has protein sequence MTSYEQQRGLWVPDGAQSSRSSLSMQDFADMFSFGGTSYPLLQTSMGSLNEEAIGATLSQVARSNGPVFALTEARMQLFAQGRFQWTRFERGAPTDLFGSPELGVLERPWPGATTADLLARMELDITTAGNSYTRRLRRNRQSRLVRLRPEWMYIILGSEEDAERPEEAADVELLGYAYRPPNGQMTVLLPDEVAHYAPLPDPDAVYLGMSWLTPVIRDISGDNLMTDHKRAFLRNAATPNMVVRFDPGISVQAVKDFKEVFEAEHRGAWNAYKTLYLGGGADAKAVGADMKQLDFAVVQGKAESRLASAAGVPPSWVGFSEGLQGSALNAGNFTAARRRLSDGTLQHLWGSAAASLEVLLDRPDDGASLWVATKGIPFLHMDAQDAAKVQSTEALTITALVRDGFTAQSAIAAVQTSDWSRLVHTGRVSVQLQTPGEGGDGGSSGSDGSAGEAPQGGSAT, from the coding sequence GTGACCTCCTACGAGCAGCAGCGTGGTCTGTGGGTGCCGGACGGCGCCCAGTCGAGCCGTAGCAGCCTGTCGATGCAGGACTTCGCGGACATGTTCTCGTTCGGCGGCACCTCGTACCCGCTTCTGCAGACGTCGATGGGCTCGCTGAACGAAGAGGCGATCGGGGCGACGCTCAGCCAGGTGGCCCGGTCGAACGGGCCGGTGTTCGCGCTGACCGAGGCGCGGATGCAGTTGTTCGCGCAGGGCCGTTTCCAGTGGACGCGCTTCGAGCGGGGTGCGCCGACGGACCTGTTCGGCTCGCCGGAGCTGGGGGTGCTGGAGCGGCCGTGGCCGGGGGCGACGACGGCGGATCTGCTGGCGCGCATGGAGCTGGACATCACGACCGCCGGCAACTCGTACACCCGCCGACTGCGCCGCAATCGGCAGTCGCGGCTGGTGCGGCTGCGCCCGGAGTGGATGTACATCATCCTCGGGTCGGAGGAGGACGCGGAGCGGCCGGAGGAGGCGGCGGACGTCGAGCTGCTCGGGTACGCGTACCGGCCGCCGAACGGGCAGATGACGGTGCTGCTGCCCGACGAGGTGGCGCACTACGCGCCACTGCCCGACCCGGACGCGGTCTACCTCGGCATGTCGTGGTTGACGCCGGTGATCCGGGACATCTCCGGTGACAACCTGATGACGGACCACAAGCGGGCGTTCCTCAGGAATGCGGCCACGCCGAACATGGTGGTCCGCTTCGACCCGGGGATCAGCGTCCAGGCGGTGAAGGACTTCAAGGAGGTCTTCGAGGCCGAGCACCGGGGCGCGTGGAACGCGTACAAGACGCTGTACCTGGGCGGCGGTGCGGACGCCAAGGCGGTCGGCGCGGACATGAAGCAGCTCGACTTCGCGGTGGTCCAGGGCAAGGCGGAGAGCCGGCTCGCGTCGGCCGCCGGCGTGCCGCCGAGCTGGGTCGGCTTCTCCGAGGGCCTCCAGGGTTCCGCGCTCAACGCCGGCAACTTCACGGCGGCCCGCCGGCGGCTGTCCGACGGCACGCTCCAGCATCTCTGGGGGTCGGCTGCGGCGTCGTTGGAGGTGCTGCTCGACCGTCCGGATGACGGCGCGAGCCTGTGGGTGGCCACGAAGGGCATCCCGTTCTTGCACATGGACGCCCAGGACGCAGCCAAGGTGCAGAGCACCGAGGCGCTGACCATCACCGCGCTGGTCCGCGACGGCTTCACGGCGCAGAGCGCGATCGCCGCGGTGCAGACCTCGGACTGGTCGCGGCTCGTGCACACCGGCCGGGTCTCCGTCCAGCTCCAAACCCCCGGCGAAGGTGGCGACGGCGGGTCATCCGGCAGTGACGGCAGCGCCGGGGAGGCGCCGCAAGGAGGTAGCGCGACATGA